The Hevea brasiliensis isolate MT/VB/25A 57/8 chromosome 9, ASM3005281v1, whole genome shotgun sequence nucleotide sequence ATAGATATTGTCTCGCAGCTTCATGCTGATTTAAATTCGAATTCTAATGAGACTGCTATAATGAATGCCGACTGTAATTTGAGAAATGTGATTTTTAGAATTGGAGATGAGAAGATAGTTTGTGATAGGAAGAAAATTGCGGGCCTTTCTGCTCCATTCCATGCTATGCTTAATGGGTGTTTCTCAGAATCTCTTTGTGAAATCATAGATTTTTCTGAAAACAACATATCCCCTTTGGGATTTAAGGCAATAAGTGAATTCAGTGTGACTGGAAATTTGAATGAAGTCTCCCcaaatattttgctagaaatattgATTTTTGCAAACAAGTTTTGTTGTGAAAGGCTAAAAGATGCATGTGATAGGAAACTTGCATCTTTGGTTTCCTCTGTAGAAGATGCAGTAGAACTTATGGAATTTGCTCTTCAAGAGAACTCTTCCGTCCTTGCTGCATCATGTTTGCGAGTTTTCTTGCACGAGCTTCCTACTTGTTTGAATGATGATCGAGTGGTGGAAATATTTAGCCATGCTGATAAACAAAAAAGAATTATTATGGTTGGGGCTGCCTCATTTTCTCTGTACTGTTTATTAAGTGAAGTTGCCATGAACCTTGATCCTCAGTCCAATAAAACAGCTTGCTTCCTAGAAAGGTTGGTGGAATCAGCTGAAACCAAGCAGCAGAAACTTTTGGCTTTTCATCAGTTGGGATGTGTAAGGCTTTTGAGGAAAGAGTATGATGAAGCTGAACGTCTTTTTGAGGCAGCTTTGAATGCTGGTCATATATATTCTGTATCAGGTTTGGCTAGACTGGGTTATATTAGGGGCCATAGACTTTGGGCTTATGACAGGCTTAGCTCTGTGATTTCCTCTATTACCCCACTGGGATGGATGTATCAAGAGAGGTCCCTGTACTGCGAAGGCATTAATAAATATGAGGACCTTGAGAAAGCAACTGAGTTAGACCCGACTCTCACATATCCCTACATGTATCGTGCTGCTTCTTTGATGAGGAGACAGAATGTCCAAGATGCACTTGCAGAAATCAACAGGATTCTTGGTTTTAAACTTGCATTGGAATGCTTGGAACTccgattttgtttttatcttgctCTTGAGGATTACCAAGCAGCCCTTTGTGATGTTCAGGCAATTCTTACACTCTCCCCAGATTATAGAATGTTTGAGGGCGGGTGGCAGCATACCAACCGGACCCTTGTGTGTGAGCATGTTGGGAATTGGACAACAGCAGATTGTTGGATGCAATTGTATGAGAGGTGGTCTTCAGTTGATGA carries:
- the LOC110672187 gene encoding ETO1-like protein 1 isoform X2; the protein is MRRSLRSAWQKSSTVHEKLVFGAWLKYEKQREELISDLLATCGKCAEEFGPIDIVSQLHADLNSNSNETAIMNADCNLRNVIFRIGDEKIVCDRKKIAGLSAPFHAMLNGCFSESLCEIIDFSENNISPLGFKAISEFSVTGNLNEVSPNILLEILIFANKFCCERLKDACDRKLASLVSSVEDAVELMEFALQENSSVLAASCLRVFLHELPTCLNDDRVVEIFSHADKQKRIIMVGAASFSLYCLLSEVAMNLDPQSNKTACFLERLVESAETKQQKLLAFHQLGCVRLLRKEYDEAERLFEAALNAGHIYSVSGLARLGYIRGHRLWAYDRLSSVISSITPLGWMYQERSLYCEGINKYEDLEKATELDPTLTYPYMYRAASLMRRQNVQDALAEINRILGFKLALECLELRFCFYLALEDYQAALCDVQAILTLSPDYRMFEGGWQHTNRTLVCEHVGNWTTADCWMQLYERWSSVDDIGSLSVIYQMLESDAPKGVLYFRQSLLLLRLNCPEAAMQSLQLARQHASTEHERLVYEGWILYDTGHCEEGLRKAEESIKLNRSFEAFFLKAYALADSSRDPSGSVTVVSLLEDALKCPSDRLRKGQALNNLGSVYVDHGKLDLAGDCYINALKIRHTRAHQGLARVHFLRNDKAAAYEEMTKLIEKARNNASAYEKRSEYCDRELAKADLEIVTKLDPLRVYPYKYRAAVFMDNHKEKEAIAELSRAIAFKADLHLLHLRAAFYEHIGDVLAALRDCRAALSVDPNHQEMLEFHSRVNSHEL